A region from the Candidatus Neomarinimicrobiota bacterium genome encodes:
- a CDS encoding Bro-N domain-containing protein has product MENRLVVFKGREVRRVLHSNEWWFSVVDICGALTESPDPGAYWRKLKQRLNAEGSEVVTICHGLKLIAPDGKMRKTDCANTEGIFRIIQSIPSPKAEPFKRWLAKVGYERVQEIEDPELASKRTKAIYRAKGYSEAWIEKRMRGIAVRAELTDEWGKRGIKESPEYAILTSEISKAAFGLTPSEYKELKGLERENLRDHMTDLELIFNMLGEAATTEIARKQDAQGLDENKTAARKGGHIAGGAREKLEHETGGKVVNSGNYLNEPESRKRIKGKHGKKGAS; this is encoded by the coding sequence ATGGAAAATAGATTAGTCGTTTTCAAAGGGCGTGAAGTCCGCCGGGTGTTGCATAGCAATGAATGGTGGTTTTCAGTCGTTGATATCTGTGGAGCGCTAACTGAAAGTCCTGATCCAGGAGCATATTGGCGCAAATTGAAGCAGCGGTTAAATGCAGAAGGAAGTGAAGTCGTGACAATTTGTCACGGGTTGAAATTGATTGCGCCAGATGGCAAAATGCGCAAAACAGATTGTGCCAACACCGAAGGCATTTTTCGGATCATCCAATCCATCCCCTCACCCAAAGCTGAACCTTTCAAGCGCTGGCTGGCTAAAGTTGGCTATGAACGAGTCCAGGAAATCGAAGATCCTGAATTAGCCAGCAAACGAACCAAAGCCATTTATCGTGCTAAAGGATATTCCGAAGCCTGGATCGAAAAACGGATGCGCGGTATTGCTGTCAGGGCTGAATTAACTGATGAATGGGGTAAACGGGGTATCAAGGAATCACCTGAATATGCTATTCTAACCTCTGAGATCTCAAAAGCAGCCTTCGGTTTGACACCCTCTGAATACAAAGAGCTAAAAGGACTTGAGCGGGAGAATCTCCGCGATCACATGACTGACCTGGAATTGATTTTCAATATGTTGGGCGAAGCTGCCACCACTGAAATTGCCAGAAAACAAGATGCTCAGGGCTTGGACGAAAACAAAACAGCTGCCCGCAAAGGTGGACACATCGCCGGTGGTGCCCGGGAAAAACTGGAACATGAAACTGGTGGTAAAGTCGTAAACTCAGGGAACTATCTCAATGAGCCGGAAAGCAGGAAAAGAATCAAAGGGAAACACGGCAAAAAAGGTGCGTCATGA
- the cas6e gene encoding type I-E CRISPR-associated protein Cas6/Cse3/CasE, with amino-acid sequence TQNPYDMHRLFWDLFTEEKKRNFLYREEIAREQLGTRSGARGEPVYYVVSATRPATDNPIFQVDEKVYQPNIAQGDRLQFSLRANPIISRKGKKHDVPMDAQRQFLASLCSELGLQSQLPGSPKKQDLKRVLLRQVSGSLDEKLTTLLAGNPRYADRLNQALSLSDKLEWVLKATVEDALEHWIVSRGERHGFVICNDNHGQFKLQSSGYHWHALNGKAKRGTKSGFSSVDFTGELKVADVSKFRNALFNGVGRSKAFGCGLLLIKRA; translated from the coding sequence TTACTCAAAATCCATACGATATGCATCGCTTGTTCTGGGATTTGTTTACTGAGGAGAAGAAGCGCAATTTTCTATATCGAGAAGAAATTGCCCGAGAACAATTAGGCACCCGCTCAGGGGCTCGTGGTGAGCCTGTTTACTATGTTGTGTCAGCAACCCGACCTGCTACAGATAATCCAATTTTCCAGGTGGATGAGAAAGTATATCAACCAAATATTGCACAGGGTGACCGTTTGCAATTTAGTCTTCGAGCCAACCCGATCATTAGCCGAAAAGGTAAAAAACACGATGTTCCAATGGATGCACAACGCCAGTTTCTTGCCTCTTTATGCTCAGAATTGGGTTTACAATCTCAACTTCCTGGATCACCCAAAAAACAGGATCTCAAGAGAGTGCTTCTGAGACAGGTGAGTGGCTCCCTGGATGAAAAATTAACGACTCTGCTGGCTGGAAACCCTCGCTATGCCGACCGGCTGAACCAAGCATTGAGCCTGAGTGATAAGTTGGAGTGGGTTCTAAAAGCTACAGTTGAAGATGCATTAGAACATTGGATAGTATCACGGGGTGAGCGTCATGGCTTCGTGATTTGCAACGATAACCACGGGCAATTCAAATTACAGAGTAGTGGCTACCACTGGCATGCTTTGAATGGAAAAGCAAAGCGTGGAACAAAGTCCGGCTTTAGCTCGGTAGACTTCACCGGGGAATTGAAAGTGGCTGATGTTTCGAAATTCAGGAATGCGCTGTTCAATGGAGTTGGACGCTCCAAAGCCTTCGGCTGTGGTCTTTTGTTGATTAAAAGAGCTTAG